A genomic stretch from Polaromonas hydrogenivorans includes:
- a CDS encoding type II toxin-antitoxin system Phd/YefM family antitoxin has protein sequence MQITPSSSGAPAWRLQDAKAQFSALVDCALRGVPQHVTRRGKQAVVVLSEQDFQALQRSAASRPSKPGNLIEHLLAMPKAAASLPDDDFGRLEVQPRDIDFT, from the coding sequence ATGCAAATCACCCCTTCTTCGAGCGGCGCACCTGCTTGGCGCCTGCAAGATGCCAAGGCGCAATTCAGCGCTCTGGTCGATTGCGCCCTGCGCGGAGTGCCCCAGCATGTCACGCGCCGCGGCAAACAAGCCGTGGTTGTGCTGTCCGAACAAGATTTCCAGGCCTTGCAGCGCAGCGCGGCTAGCCGCCCCAGCAAGCCGGGCAACTTGATCGAGCATCTGCTGGCCATGCCCAAAGCGGCAGCGAGCCTTCCAGACGATGACTTCGGACGTCTCGAAGTGCAGCCGCGCGACATTGATTTCACATGA
- the dinG gene encoding ATP-dependent DNA helicase DinG — MAQLEAGTGTGKTVAYCLAAIVASEVLHKTVIVSTATVALQEQLFQKDLPRLAEIIPDLRYDILKGRARYVCQSRLEGVINDVAQDGLLTGELFQDSFGDARRQSAGIPRDRTQAMRWFKSSAKKLNSGSWDGDIDSLAQPPDPQDWRQVQANAHACNGGQCEHFRSCAFFKARRQAAGATLQVANHALVLATLQTDSSLIDAGNTLFVFDEAHHLPAIAAEQFSHRARLGTSSKLLTSLRTVALRHGKALPASTRPDPVAFAQLVTGCTDKLAMLECYWQDAQLVSANQPVHRFAQGRIPEALVPECQALATLIRAIASVVSSIAAALKEPDESKSATEREEQSRAGVELGVYLSRLGTLDKLLSAWATHDRVPWAKWIEWAEEGAGSAPDAWLCASPMTAAQVLSRHLWSQVSAAVCTSATLTACGSFDFFDRLSGMNRFPERRSLVVDSPFDYATQGELRIAPMAHSPKNPGFSDELCDKLPGLLREHRHGQLVLFTSRRQMQACHAALPHDLLDQVLVQGVRSRTELLREHGQRVKAGERSIIFGLQSFGEGIDLPGALCEHVVIDKLPFTPPSSPVEEALAEWLSSQGRDPFTELSVPRAGMKLAQWAGRGVRTETDRAVITVCDTRLVTMRYGQAMLAGLPPFALVRPPATALSMEGRPLP; from the coding sequence CTGGCACAGCTCGAAGCCGGAACCGGTACCGGCAAGACGGTCGCCTACTGCCTGGCGGCCATCGTGGCGTCCGAGGTGCTCCACAAGACCGTCATCGTCTCCACGGCCACGGTGGCCCTGCAGGAGCAGCTGTTCCAGAAAGACCTGCCGCGCCTGGCTGAAATCATTCCCGATCTGCGCTACGACATCCTCAAGGGCCGTGCGCGCTATGTCTGCCAAAGCCGCCTCGAAGGCGTGATCAACGACGTGGCGCAGGACGGCCTGCTCACGGGTGAGCTGTTCCAGGATTCCTTTGGCGACGCCCGCCGGCAGTCGGCCGGCATCCCGCGCGACCGCACCCAGGCGATGCGCTGGTTCAAGAGCAGCGCCAAGAAACTCAACTCAGGCAGCTGGGATGGCGACATCGACAGCCTCGCGCAGCCGCCCGACCCGCAGGACTGGCGCCAGGTCCAGGCCAATGCCCACGCCTGCAACGGCGGGCAGTGCGAGCATTTCAGAAGCTGCGCCTTCTTCAAGGCACGGCGCCAGGCGGCCGGCGCTACCTTACAGGTGGCCAACCACGCCCTGGTGCTGGCGACGCTGCAGACCGACAGCAGCCTGATCGATGCGGGCAACACCCTGTTCGTGTTCGACGAGGCGCATCACCTGCCCGCCATCGCGGCCGAGCAGTTCTCCCACCGAGCTCGCCTGGGCACGAGCAGCAAATTGCTCACCAGCCTGCGCACGGTGGCGCTGCGCCATGGCAAGGCCCTGCCGGCATCCACCCGGCCGGACCCGGTCGCCTTTGCCCAGCTCGTCACCGGCTGCACCGACAAGCTGGCGATGCTGGAGTGCTACTGGCAGGATGCCCAACTCGTCAGCGCCAACCAGCCCGTCCACCGCTTCGCCCAGGGCCGTATCCCGGAGGCCCTGGTTCCCGAGTGCCAGGCGCTCGCCACGCTCATCCGCGCCATTGCCTCGGTGGTTTCAAGCATCGCGGCGGCATTGAAGGAGCCCGACGAATCGAAGTCGGCTACCGAGCGCGAGGAGCAAAGCCGCGCCGGCGTCGAGCTGGGCGTGTACCTCTCGCGCCTGGGCACGCTGGACAAGCTGCTGAGCGCCTGGGCGACCCACGACCGGGTGCCGTGGGCCAAGTGGATCGAGTGGGCGGAGGAGGGAGCGGGCAGCGCGCCGGACGCCTGGCTGTGCGCCAGCCCGATGACGGCCGCCCAGGTGCTGTCCAGGCACCTGTGGAGCCAGGTCAGCGCCGCCGTCTGCACCTCGGCCACGCTGACGGCCTGCGGCAGCTTTGATTTTTTTGACCGCCTGAGCGGCATGAACCGCTTTCCCGAGCGCCGCTCCCTGGTCGTGGACTCGCCCTTTGACTATGCCACGCAGGGCGAACTGCGTATCGCGCCCATGGCGCATTCGCCCAAAAACCCGGGCTTTTCCGACGAGCTGTGCGACAAGCTGCCCGGCCTGCTGCGCGAGCACCGGCACGGGCAGCTGGTGTTGTTCACCTCCAGGCGCCAGATGCAGGCCTGCCATGCGGCGCTACCCCATGATCTGCTCGACCAGGTGCTGGTGCAGGGCGTGCGCTCGCGCACCGAGCTGCTCAGGGAGCACGGCCAGCGCGTCAAGGCCGGCGAGCGCTCCATCATCTTTGGCCTGCAGTCCTTTGGCGAAGGCATCGACCTGCCGGGCGCTTTGTGCGAGCACGTGGTGATCGACAAGCTGCCGTTCACGCCGCCGAGCTCGCCGGTCGAGGAAGCGCTGGCCGAGTGGCTCAGCAGCCAGGGGCGCGACCCGTTCACCGAGCTCTCGGTGCCCCGGGCAGGAATGAAGCTGGCCCAGTGGGCCGGGCGCGGCGTGCGCACCGAGACGGACCGGGCGGTCATCACGGTGTGCGACACCCGCTTGGTGACGATGCGCTACGGCCAGGCGATGCTGGCCGGGCTGCCGCCGTTTGCGCTGGTGCGGCCGCCGGCCACGGCGTTGTCAATGGAGGGTCGTCCCCTGCCTTGA
- a CDS encoding ParA family protein has product MQNLEGEKREETPKSRALTHNLTLAQKFASFQEKCMTKKKLLDSRVSLEDLIATSSRVGAVIESVRSTMLAPNARKRPPTFTTNQVATICGLEKAQMDYRIKKCDLPIGQMELGHRRRFPLSDTRVWAKNVRAKHMRPASAEAITIAVANFKGGVTKTTTAVTLAQGLSLRGHNVLVIDTDPQGSMTTLFGVLPDVDVSDEQTILPLCFGSEISIDYAIQSTYWSGIDIVPANLALYSAEFALPSRQKEESSFEFWNVLTHGIDIARTKYDVIIIDTSPSLSYLTINSLLAADGLIMPLPPSTLDFTSSGQFWNLFNDLTTNLITNRGKTKSFDFVDVLLARVDSNDSSSSVVREWITAGYANMVLPVEIPKTSLTASASAEFGTVYDTDPSSINARTYRRAFDAYERVVELVEEQIQTAWNRQIGEKHGS; this is encoded by the coding sequence TTGCAAAATTTAGAAGGGGAAAAACGGGAAGAAACACCTAAAAGCAGAGCTTTGACGCACAATCTGACGCTTGCGCAAAAGTTCGCGTCTTTCCAGGAAAAATGCATGACAAAAAAAAAATTACTTGATTCAAGAGTCAGTCTTGAGGACTTAATTGCCACTTCAAGCCGCGTTGGTGCGGTAATCGAAAGTGTTCGAAGTACGATGCTGGCGCCCAACGCACGTAAAAGACCGCCGACGTTCACGACAAACCAAGTGGCAACCATTTGCGGTCTTGAAAAAGCGCAGATGGACTATCGCATTAAAAAGTGCGATCTGCCGATCGGCCAAATGGAACTTGGCCATCGACGTCGATTTCCCCTATCGGACACGCGTGTTTGGGCGAAAAACGTACGCGCTAAACACATGCGCCCTGCCAGTGCCGAGGCGATCACAATTGCTGTGGCAAACTTCAAAGGCGGCGTTACCAAAACGACAACAGCTGTCACGCTCGCCCAAGGCTTGAGTCTTCGAGGTCACAATGTTCTCGTCATTGACACCGACCCGCAAGGATCCATGACAACCCTCTTTGGTGTGTTGCCCGATGTCGACGTGTCCGATGAGCAAACTATCCTTCCGCTGTGTTTCGGCTCAGAAATTTCAATCGACTATGCGATTCAGTCGACGTACTGGTCAGGGATCGATATAGTTCCTGCCAATCTTGCCCTCTACTCAGCAGAATTCGCCCTCCCCTCTCGACAGAAAGAAGAAAGCAGCTTTGAGTTTTGGAACGTGCTGACGCATGGCATCGATATTGCCCGAACAAAATACGACGTGATCATCATTGATACGTCCCCGTCGCTTTCTTATTTAACCATCAACTCGCTGCTTGCTGCCGATGGGTTGATCATGCCCTTGCCTCCTAGCACGCTCGACTTCACGTCGAGTGGTCAATTTTGGAATTTGTTCAACGACCTGACGACGAATTTGATTACCAACCGTGGCAAAACCAAGAGTTTTGATTTTGTTGACGTGCTTCTTGCGCGTGTCGATTCAAATGATTCATCATCAAGCGTCGTCAGGGAATGGATCACGGCGGGTTATGCCAATATGGTGTTGCCGGTCGAAATTCCGAAGACGTCGTTAACAGCGAGCGCGAGTGCCGAATTCGGAACGGTTTATGACACGGATCCGTCGTCAATTAACGCACGGACCTATCGCCGTGCTTTTGATGCTTACGAACGCGTCGTCGAGTTAGTAGAAGAACAGATACAAACTGCGTGGAACCGCCAAATAGGAGAAAAGCATGGCTCTTAA
- a CDS encoding DUF6444 domain-containing protein, with protein MQEPNATADPMLQAMNEKAQALQGQVQALTSEVERLRLRIKEFEAQASKNSKNSSKPPSCDGLKKTASLRVASGRKPGGQTGVDVTSLSPNATSRSCLGPV; from the coding sequence GTGCAAGAACCCAACGCCACCGCCGACCCGATGCTTCAGGCCATGAACGAGAAAGCCCAAGCGCTGCAAGGGCAAGTGCAGGCGCTCACGAGCGAAGTCGAAAGACTGCGTTTGCGCATCAAGGAGTTCGAAGCTCAAGCCTCCAAGAACAGCAAGAACTCTAGCAAGCCGCCGTCCTGCGACGGTTTGAAGAAGACGGCCTCGCTGCGCGTGGCCTCGGGCAGAAAGCCGGGCGGCCAAACCGGCGTGGACGTAACCTCACTCAGTCCAAACGCGACTTCACGCTCGTGCCTGGGACCCGTGTGA
- a CDS encoding type II toxin-antitoxin system VapC family toxin translates to MILLDTVVVSELRKTRPNAGVVDYLKQQAARAVFISALTIGEIESGIERQRSKNAQFAVELEQWLAVMEMEFADAILPVTPAIARVWGRLCVQTGNKGIDNLIAATALCHNLTVVTRNLKHFEPTGVRVLDPFSAV, encoded by the coding sequence ATGATTTTGCTTGACACAGTGGTTGTATCCGAACTGCGCAAGACCCGGCCCAACGCCGGGGTGGTGGACTATTTGAAACAGCAAGCAGCACGAGCCGTTTTTATCAGTGCCCTGACGATCGGTGAGATTGAGTCCGGAATTGAGCGCCAGCGCTCCAAAAATGCGCAGTTCGCTGTAGAACTCGAACAGTGGCTGGCGGTCATGGAGATGGAGTTTGCCGACGCCATCCTGCCAGTAACGCCGGCCATTGCCAGGGTGTGGGGGCGTTTGTGCGTTCAGACAGGCAACAAAGGCATTGACAACTTGATTGCCGCCACTGCGCTGTGCCATAACCTGACCGTCGTGACACGCAACTTGAAACACTTCGAGCCCACCGGCGTGCGCGTGCTCGATCCTTTCAGCGCCGTATAA
- a CDS encoding ParB/RepB/Spo0J family partition protein, protein MMTDEPTSPFLPFADRVPRPVVTLKARPRLAEATLASLRAASAQAPGEALRLPLADIDEDPDQPRTVFDAEELGSMAQSILAHGVVQPIVVRPQAGGRYVLAFGARRLRASRLAGVPDIPAVVRATGVNGPNEFAAQLIENQQRADLSNSDLAAAIARLVREGLTTKQIAAICALKDYQVTAFRQVGDLPPELAARLDSADMRALYDLSRQWGKTPAEVIAALPEAGTFLSVTEARRIIGAITGKPTGSIVLERARAASGQNLPEDEPEKAPPVREPPAKQRPPIEEPPAPEGLPAQAQPKAAPGAVQASQGGAPVFIVAAGDGRSGRLVVERRARRAGWALVAYATGVEEVDATQLRIVRIE, encoded by the coding sequence ATGATGACTGACGAACCGACTTCCCCCTTCCTGCCCTTTGCGGACCGCGTGCCCAGGCCCGTGGTCACGCTCAAAGCCCGTCCCCGGTTGGCCGAGGCCACGCTGGCCAGCCTGCGCGCGGCCAGCGCCCAGGCGCCAGGCGAGGCGCTGCGCCTTCCCCTGGCGGATATCGACGAGGACCCCGACCAGCCCAGGACGGTGTTTGACGCCGAGGAGCTGGGCAGCATGGCCCAGAGCATCCTGGCCCATGGCGTGGTCCAGCCCATCGTGGTCCGCCCGCAAGCGGGCGGGCGCTACGTGCTGGCCTTTGGCGCGAGGCGCCTGCGCGCGTCCCGGCTGGCCGGCGTGCCCGACATTCCGGCCGTGGTCCGCGCGACCGGCGTGAACGGTCCCAACGAATTCGCCGCGCAGCTGATCGAGAACCAGCAGCGCGCCGACCTGTCCAACTCCGACCTGGCCGCCGCCATTGCCCGCCTGGTGCGCGAAGGCTTGACGACCAAGCAGATCGCGGCCATCTGCGCGCTCAAGGACTACCAGGTCACTGCCTTCCGGCAGGTCGGGGACTTGCCGCCCGAGTTGGCCGCGCGCCTGGACAGCGCGGACATGCGCGCGCTCTATGACCTGTCTCGCCAGTGGGGCAAGACGCCGGCCGAGGTGATCGCCGCCTTGCCCGAGGCCGGCACATTCCTCAGCGTGACCGAGGCGAGGCGCATCATTGGCGCGATCACCGGCAAGCCGACCGGCAGCATCGTGCTCGAGCGCGCCCGGGCGGCCAGCGGCCAGAACCTGCCAGAGGACGAGCCAGAAAAAGCGCCCCCGGTGCGTGAGCCCCCAGCCAAGCAGCGCCCACCCATCGAGGAACCTCCTGCGCCCGAAGGCTTGCCGGCCCAGGCCCAACCCAAAGCCGCCCCCGGGGCCGTGCAGGCGAGCCAGGGCGGCGCGCCCGTGTTCATCGTGGCCGCGGGCGACGGGCGCAGCGGCCGGCTGGTGGTGGAGCGGCGCGCCAGGCGGGCAGGGTGGGCGCTGGTAGCCTACGCCACCGGCGTCGAGGAAGTGGACGCGACGCAGCTGCGGATCGTTCGCATCGAGTAG
- a CDS encoding IS1595 family transposase — protein sequence MNAETFNGVMQQVSRLTLRQRELLKKRLDELDGQQEGLAVIESQNAARACPHCHGTELFLHGQANGLQRYRCRACRHTFNALTGTALARLRKKGKWLGFSAALVASQPLRPAAATLGIHRNTALRWRHRFLSALKADRAATLQGITEADETYFLESHKGCRKLQRAPRRRGGKASKPGLSGELVCVLVARDRARQTLDWVTGTGQMSKAQLSSALQPVLARDTLLVSDGNPTYRYFAQEAAISHDAINLSAGVHAKGAVHIQNVNAYHGRLKQWLNRFHGVATHYLDNYLGWFRCLDSHHATSRKGVLAMALGKFPHLTVT from the coding sequence ATGAACGCCGAGACATTCAATGGTGTGATGCAACAGGTTTCCCGGCTCACCCTGCGCCAGCGAGAATTGCTCAAAAAGCGGCTCGATGAACTCGACGGTCAGCAAGAAGGACTCGCTGTCATTGAGTCACAAAACGCGGCCCGTGCCTGCCCGCACTGCCATGGCACCGAGCTTTTCTTGCATGGCCAGGCCAACGGGTTGCAGCGCTACCGCTGCCGGGCATGCCGTCACACCTTCAACGCCTTGACGGGAACGGCCCTGGCACGGCTGCGCAAGAAGGGAAAATGGCTTGGCTTCAGCGCAGCGCTGGTGGCATCCCAGCCGCTTCGCCCGGCTGCGGCGACGCTGGGGATTCATCGCAACACCGCGCTGCGCTGGCGCCACCGCTTCCTCAGCGCGCTCAAGGCAGACCGTGCTGCGACGCTGCAGGGCATTACCGAAGCCGATGAGACGTATTTCCTGGAGTCGCACAAGGGTTGCAGAAAGCTGCAGCGCGCGCCTCGGCGTCGCGGTGGCAAAGCCAGCAAGCCGGGCTTGTCCGGCGAACTGGTGTGCGTTTTGGTGGCGCGCGACCGTGCTAGGCAGACGCTGGACTGGGTCACGGGCACCGGACAGATGAGCAAAGCCCAGTTGAGCAGCGCATTGCAGCCGGTGCTGGCCAGGGATACGCTGCTGGTGAGCGACGGCAATCCGACTTACCGCTACTTTGCACAGGAGGCTGCAATTTCCCACGACGCCATCAACCTCAGCGCAGGCGTGCATGCCAAGGGCGCCGTCCACATTCAGAACGTCAATGCCTATCACGGGCGCCTCAAACAATGGCTCAATCGCTTTCACGGCGTCGCCACCCACTATCTGGACAACTACCTGGGCTGGTTCCGCTGCCTGGACAGCCACCACGCCACCTCCCGGAAAGGCGTCCTGGCTATGGCCCTGGGGAAATTTCCACATTTAACGGTGACATAG
- a CDS encoding replication initiation protein: protein MKVAQHLGSDRLEKPVSTLALIPKTAAITRVGRQAYTVMLLIARDQGREDTDTGMFSAPLNTVIRGFEGNVSASNDLKKHLRSMVTHVVEWQSPSPSETIEWGACALLSEVRLFKKNGENWLSWAYPPSLRQEMLNPQRYAQIRRSTIAQFRTHAGLALYEICARYKDNPSHMTSKQHWQWWLPVLTGKPIPDEIKTEFRFFNRDTIKPAVDEVNEISELTVTVREHKVGRTVEYLQFEVYKKAETQDVSAQPVNFVEVVHAQQLGIDIEVAEDLYLRYGAFIFGKAVQRLAARIAMPGTPVFSRHAYLKVLLSGRAIDGAQSPAEGASTVEHIEKPPTRLVNNVAEQRFDKLRERESERVKKVRAEIEELNAQSLVLLLDEFKAHLTTRHMPPTVMQRLADGKWQSALVMGELIRFYWKKSRGSEWMGAEMLPNGQIN from the coding sequence ATGAAAGTAGCACAACACCTCGGATCTGATCGGTTGGAAAAACCGGTGTCAACTTTGGCGTTGATTCCAAAGACAGCCGCCATTACCCGAGTCGGACGCCAAGCCTATACCGTGATGCTACTGATCGCACGTGATCAGGGCAGGGAGGACACGGATACCGGCATGTTCTCGGCGCCGCTGAACACTGTCATTCGGGGTTTTGAGGGGAACGTTTCAGCCAGTAATGATTTAAAGAAGCATCTGCGATCGATGGTGACGCATGTCGTTGAATGGCAGTCACCATCGCCATCAGAGACCATTGAATGGGGGGCCTGCGCGTTATTGTCTGAAGTCAGGCTGTTCAAAAAAAACGGGGAGAACTGGTTATCGTGGGCTTACCCACCGTCTCTGCGCCAAGAAATGCTCAATCCTCAGCGCTATGCGCAAATCCGTCGATCGACGATTGCGCAATTCAGAACCCACGCCGGCTTGGCACTGTATGAGATTTGCGCGCGCTATAAAGACAACCCCTCTCACATGACAAGCAAGCAGCATTGGCAATGGTGGCTGCCAGTGTTAACTGGCAAGCCGATACCTGATGAGATCAAAACTGAATTTCGTTTTTTTAATCGAGACACGATCAAGCCAGCAGTCGATGAAGTGAACGAGATCAGCGAGTTAACGGTCACAGTCAGAGAGCACAAAGTCGGGCGTACCGTCGAATATTTACAGTTTGAGGTGTACAAAAAAGCTGAGACTCAAGATGTATCTGCTCAACCGGTCAATTTTGTTGAAGTGGTTCATGCCCAACAACTGGGAATTGATATCGAAGTCGCCGAAGATCTTTATCTTCGGTACGGTGCCTTTATTTTTGGAAAGGCAGTGCAACGTTTAGCGGCACGTATCGCCATGCCTGGTACGCCTGTCTTTTCACGACACGCCTACCTAAAGGTACTTTTATCTGGGCGCGCCATCGATGGCGCTCAGAGTCCCGCCGAGGGAGCAAGTACCGTTGAGCATATTGAAAAACCGCCGACGCGTCTGGTGAACAATGTCGCGGAGCAACGATTTGACAAACTTCGAGAGCGCGAGAGTGAACGGGTGAAAAAAGTAAGAGCAGAGATTGAGGAACTTAACGCCCAGTCCCTGGTGCTGCTTTTAGATGAATTCAAAGCCCATTTAACGACGCGACATATGCCACCGACGGTGATGCAACGATTGGCAGACGGAAAATGGCAATCCGCATTGGTCATGGGAGAACTTATTCGGTTCTATTGGAAAAAAAGCAGAGGTAGTGAATGGATGGGCGCAGAGATGCTACCAAATGGCCAAATTAATTGA
- a CDS encoding hemerythrin domain-containing protein — protein MTQTLAYEDAVDLLDADHKAVKKLFIDFNALCEDNAPAEHKQHIARRICQELTVHAQIEEEIFYPQVREAIGDNALMDEALAEHTQAKETIARIQAMDASDEDYDDTVKALGKLIDHHVLEEREQIFLKARNAALDLRGMAPALFARKKQLLSAAKPPASRGKKRAAA, from the coding sequence ATGACCCAGACCCTGGCTTATGAAGACGCGGTGGATCTGCTGGATGCAGACCACAAAGCCGTCAAGAAGTTGTTCATCGATTTCAACGCGTTGTGCGAAGACAATGCGCCGGCCGAGCACAAGCAGCACATCGCCCGGCGCATCTGCCAGGAGCTGACGGTCCACGCGCAGATCGAGGAGGAGATTTTCTATCCCCAGGTGCGCGAGGCGATCGGCGACAACGCGTTGATGGACGAGGCGCTTGCGGAGCACACACAGGCAAAGGAGACGATCGCGCGGATCCAGGCCATGGATGCCAGCGACGAGGATTATGACGACACCGTGAAGGCGCTCGGAAAGCTCATCGATCACCATGTCCTCGAGGAGCGCGAGCAGATATTCCTGAAAGCGCGAAACGCCGCGCTGGACCTGCGGGGCATGGCGCCGGCACTGTTCGCCCGGAAAAAACAACTGCTAAGCGCGGCAAAGCCGCCTGCCTCGCGAGGCAAGAAGAGGGCAGCGGCATGA
- a CDS encoding glutathione-independent formaldehyde dehydrogenase, with translation MKALVYNGPRDVQVRDVPDARIERATDVLVKISSTNICGSDLHMYEGRTDMEPGRILGHENLGEVIEVGPAVDRVKVGDRVCLPFNIGCGFCEHCEKGLSGFCLTANPGNAGAAYGFAGMGPYSGGQAEYLRVPYGDFNCLVLPRGSEEKETDYVMLSDIFPTGYHATELAGVKPGDSVVIYGAGPVGLMAASSATLKGASMVMVVDTHKDRLQLAEKLGAIAIDDTEGNGVERILELTGGKGADCGCECVGYQCCNMHREEVPNLTMNNLVATVKATGGIGVVGVFVPEDPGARDKLEKRGQMAFDFGQFWFKGQKMGTGQANVKAYNRLLSRLIEKDKVKPSWIVSHELPLEQAPEAYENFDKRKTGWTKVVLKPGKSK, from the coding sequence ATGAAAGCGCTCGTCTACAACGGACCGCGCGATGTCCAGGTCAGGGATGTGCCCGATGCCAGGATCGAGCGCGCCACCGACGTGCTGGTGAAGATCTCGAGCACCAACATCTGCGGCTCCGACCTGCACATGTACGAAGGGCGCACCGACATGGAGCCCGGGCGCATCCTGGGCCATGAAAACCTGGGCGAAGTCATCGAAGTCGGACCCGCTGTCGATCGGGTCAAGGTCGGCGACCGCGTCTGCCTGCCCTTCAACATCGGCTGCGGCTTTTGTGAACACTGCGAGAAGGGGTTGAGCGGGTTTTGCCTCACGGCCAATCCCGGCAATGCGGGCGCGGCCTACGGCTTTGCCGGCATGGGGCCCTACAGCGGGGGGCAGGCCGAGTATTTGCGGGTGCCCTACGGCGACTTCAATTGCCTGGTGCTGCCGCGCGGCTCGGAGGAAAAAGAGACCGACTACGTGATGCTCTCGGACATCTTCCCGACCGGCTACCATGCGACCGAGCTGGCCGGCGTCAAACCCGGGGACTCTGTCGTGATTTATGGCGCTGGGCCGGTCGGCTTGATGGCAGCGAGCTCGGCCACGCTCAAGGGCGCGAGCATGGTGATGGTGGTCGATACCCACAAGGACCGCCTGCAGCTGGCCGAAAAGCTCGGCGCGATTGCGATCGACGACACCGAGGGCAACGGGGTGGAGCGCATCCTGGAGCTCACTGGGGGCAAGGGCGCGGACTGCGGCTGCGAATGCGTGGGTTACCAGTGCTGCAACATGCACCGCGAGGAGGTTCCCAACCTCACCATGAACAACCTGGTGGCCACGGTCAAGGCGACGGGCGGCATCGGCGTGGTCGGCGTCTTCGTTCCGGAGGATCCGGGGGCCAGGGACAAGCTCGAAAAGCGCGGGCAGATGGCTTTTGACTTCGGGCAATTCTGGTTCAAGGGCCAGAAGATGGGTACGGGGCAAGCCAATGTCAAAGCCTATAACCGCTTGCTGAGCCGGCTGATAGAAAAGGACAAGGTCAAGCCGTCGTGGATCGTTTCGCACGAGTTGCCGCTGGAGCAGGCGCCCGAGGCGTATGAGAATTTCGACAAGCGCAAAACGGGCTGGACCAAGGTCGTGCTCAAGCCGGGAAAATCAAAATAG